A genomic region of Conger conger chromosome 6, fConCon1.1, whole genome shotgun sequence contains the following coding sequences:
- the LOC133131495 gene encoding cytochrome c oxidase assembly factor 4 homolog, mitochondrial-like, whose amino-acid sequence MASSSSSPHDRSRLSEDEEDPVDQMISRTGCAELHYAVQECMAEHQDWRKCQPQVQAFKECMLTFQRARKEQLAKQKPAQVN is encoded by the coding sequence ATGGCGTCGTCGTCCTCCTCGCCACACGACCGCAGCAGACTGAGCGAGGATGAGGAGGACCCGGTCGACCAGATGATCTCCAGGACGGGATGCGCGGAGCTCCATTACGCTGTGCAGGAGTGCATGGCAGAGCACCAGGACTGGCGGAAGTGCCAGCCCCAGGTGCAGGCCTTTAAGGAGTGCATGTTGACATTCCAGAGAGCAAGGAAGGAGCAACTCGCCAAGCAGAAACCAGCACAGGTCAATTAG